One segment of Pseudomonas asgharzadehiana DNA contains the following:
- a CDS encoding fimbria/pilus chaperone family protein has protein sequence MSSFSRVVSCLSFSVMLLLQGSVSADGMLPETTVVILYEDDGEATINIKNTDSGPALLHSVIENVPEDPEPLLIVTPPIARVEAGDTQLVRFISTLKTPLKTQRLKRVSFEGIPQARAAGGATIGITLRQNLPLILHPAGLPRHQAPWELLKWKRQDDRLSVHNDSAYVVRLGLEVQLNPLNQTGLLPRSYILPGEVLVLQTEGALSKVSSVILQPATLFGFAVDHYQADVLGHEG, from the coding sequence GTGAGCAGTTTTTCAAGAGTAGTTTCTTGCCTGTCGTTTTCTGTGATGTTGCTGTTGCAGGGTTCAGTAAGTGCCGATGGCATGCTGCCTGAAACAACGGTCGTGATTCTTTATGAGGACGATGGCGAGGCCACTATCAATATCAAGAACACGGACTCCGGGCCGGCGTTGTTGCACTCCGTTATTGAAAATGTGCCCGAAGATCCTGAACCCCTATTGATTGTTACCCCGCCCATCGCTCGCGTAGAGGCTGGAGACACGCAACTGGTACGGTTTATCAGCACCTTGAAGACGCCGCTCAAGACCCAGCGTCTGAAACGTGTTTCGTTTGAGGGCATTCCCCAGGCGCGTGCCGCTGGCGGTGCGACCATTGGTATCACCTTGCGCCAGAATCTGCCGTTGATTTTGCACCCCGCAGGCTTGCCTCGGCATCAGGCGCCGTGGGAGCTGCTCAAGTGGAAGCGCCAGGATGATCGCTTGAGCGTGCATAACGACAGTGCCTATGTGGTGCGGCTGGGGTTGGAGGTGCAACTGAACCCGTTGAACCAGACGGGTTTGCTGCCGCGCAGCTATATCCTGCCCGGTGAAGTGCTGGTGCTCCAGACCGAAGGCGCGCTGTCCAAGGTTTCCTCGGTGATACTGCAGCCGGCCACGTTGTTCGGCTTTGCGGTCGATCACTACCAGGCGGATGTGCTGGGCCATGAAGGTTAA
- a CDS encoding DUF1120 domain-containing protein: protein MKKVFGLAMGLTCLVASVGAYATTTPTGNLIVKGTISPAACNISIGAGGIIDYGTIRAAELSSTNFNPREERTTALSVNCGHTPARFGLTVTDLRAGTKVAGILGAGYTEAQNYGLGAPGGRRTGGYSVTLRNLSSGAVALAPIVRSSTASGWFAGDGKVSQAPSQHSWRSGSVIAPAAISQLNGVIAVRAVINRASALDLTGNVALDGHATLVLNYI, encoded by the coding sequence ATGAAAAAAGTATTTGGTTTGGCAATGGGTCTTACGTGTCTGGTCGCCAGTGTGGGCGCTTATGCCACGACCACCCCGACCGGTAATCTGATCGTTAAAGGTACGATCTCGCCCGCTGCTTGCAATATCAGCATCGGCGCCGGCGGGATCATCGACTACGGCACTATCCGGGCCGCGGAATTGTCTTCGACGAACTTCAACCCGCGTGAAGAGCGCACCACTGCGCTGTCGGTCAATTGCGGCCATACCCCTGCAAGGTTTGGCCTGACCGTCACTGACCTGCGGGCCGGCACCAAGGTCGCGGGTATATTGGGCGCCGGTTACACCGAGGCCCAGAACTATGGCCTGGGCGCACCGGGCGGCAGGCGTACCGGCGGTTACTCGGTGACCCTCAGGAACCTGAGCTCCGGCGCTGTGGCGCTCGCCCCGATCGTGCGCTCGAGCACTGCCTCCGGCTGGTTCGCCGGCGACGGCAAGGTCTCCCAGGCGCCGAGCCAGCATTCCTGGCGCAGCGGCAGCGTTATCGCACCTGCTGCGATCTCCCAACTCAACGGTGTTATTGCGGTACGGGCGGTGATCAATCGCGCCAGCGCTTTGGACCTTACCGGCAATGTGGCGCTGGATGGTCACGCCACGCTGGTATTGAATTACATCTAA
- the ppx gene encoding exopolyphosphatase, which produces MPQSQAKNLSLIAAIDLGSNSFHMVVAKAQNGEIRILERLGEKVQLAAGIDDARQLNEESMQRGLDCLKRFAQLINGMPLGAVRIVGTNALREARNRGEFIRRAEEILGHPVEVISGREEARLIYLGVSHTLADTPGKRLVADIGGGSTEFIIGQRFEPLLRESLQMGCVSYTQRYFKDGKITPARYAQAYTAARLEIMSIEHALHRLTWDEAIGSSGTIRAIGLALKAGGHGTGEVNAEGLAWLKRKLFKLGDAEKIDFDGIKPDRRTIFPAGLAILEAIFDALELQRMDHCDGALREGVLYDLLGRHHHEDVRERTLSSLMERYHVDLEQAMRVERKALHAFDQVAADWDLEDGVWRELLGWAAKVHEVGLDIAHYHYHKHGAYLIEHSDLAGFSREDQQMLALLVRGHRRNIPKDKFAEFGDEGIKLIRLCALLRFAILFHHIRGTQEMPQVKLRADGDSLDVMFPKGWLDENQLTQADFAQEAEWLTRVGFTLNVR; this is translated from the coding sequence ATGCCGCAATCCCAAGCCAAGAATCTGTCCCTGATCGCCGCCATAGACCTGGGCTCCAACAGCTTTCACATGGTCGTGGCCAAGGCCCAGAACGGTGAGATCCGCATCCTTGAGCGGCTCGGCGAAAAAGTGCAGTTGGCCGCCGGGATCGACGACGCACGCCAGCTCAATGAAGAGTCGATGCAGCGCGGGCTCGATTGCCTCAAGCGGTTTGCCCAGTTGATCAACGGCATGCCCCTGGGCGCCGTGCGCATTGTCGGTACCAACGCCCTGCGTGAAGCGCGCAACCGTGGCGAATTCATCCGCCGCGCCGAAGAAATCCTCGGGCACCCGGTAGAAGTCATCTCCGGCCGCGAAGAAGCGCGCCTGATCTACCTCGGCGTATCCCACACCCTGGCCGATACCCCCGGCAAGCGCCTGGTGGCGGACATCGGCGGCGGCAGTACCGAGTTCATCATCGGCCAGCGCTTCGAACCGCTGCTGCGCGAAAGCCTGCAGATGGGTTGCGTCAGTTACACCCAACGCTATTTCAAGGACGGCAAGATCACCCCGGCGCGCTATGCCCAGGCCTACACGGCGGCACGGCTGGAGATCATGAGCATCGAGCACGCCCTGCACCGCCTGACCTGGGATGAAGCCATCGGCTCGTCCGGCACCATTCGCGCCATTGGCCTGGCACTCAAGGCCGGCGGCCACGGCACCGGCGAGGTCAACGCCGAAGGCTTGGCCTGGCTCAAACGCAAGCTATTCAAGCTGGGCGATGCCGAGAAAATCGACTTCGACGGTATAAAGCCCGACCGTCGTACCATTTTCCCGGCCGGCCTGGCGATTCTCGAGGCGATCTTCGACGCCCTCGAATTGCAACGCATGGACCACTGTGACGGCGCACTGCGTGAAGGGGTGCTTTATGACCTGCTCGGCCGCCATCACCACGAAGACGTGCGTGAGCGCACCCTCAGCTCGCTGATGGAGCGTTATCACGTCGACCTGGAGCAAGCGATGCGCGTGGAGCGCAAAGCCCTGCACGCCTTCGATCAGGTGGCCGCGGACTGGGACCTGGAAGACGGCGTATGGCGCGAACTGCTGGGCTGGGCCGCCAAGGTGCATGAAGTGGGCCTGGATATCGCCCACTACCATTACCACAAGCACGGCGCCTACCTGATCGAGCACTCCGACCTGGCCGGTTTCTCCCGGGAAGACCAACAGATGCTCGCGCTGCTGGTGCGCGGCCACCGTCGCAATATCCCCAAGGACAAATTCGCTGAGTTCGGTGATGAAGGCATCAAGCTGATTCGCCTGTGCGCGCTGCTGCGCTTTGCGATCCTGTTCCACCACATCCGTGGCACCCAGGAAATGCCCCAGGTCAAACTGCGCGCCGATGGCGACAGCCTGGATGTGATGTTCCCCAAAGGCTGGCTGGATGAAAACCAGCTGACCCAGGCGGACTTCGCCCAGGAAGCGGAATGGCTGACGCGGGTGGGGTTCACGCTGAACGTGCGCTGA
- the ppk1 gene encoding polyphosphate kinase 1, translated as MNTEGLSEVAVKDAHPVIEQVAETPPELEPAPPAAVAEPPVPAPVVTVTNLDDSSLYIHRELSQLQFNIRVLEQALDESYPLLERLKFLLIFSSNLDEFFEIRVAGLKKQITFAREQAGADGLQPHQALARISELVHGHVDRQYAILNDILLPELEKHQVRFIRRRHWTTKIKTWVRRYFRDEIAPIITPIGLDPTHPFPLLVNKSLNFIVELEGIDAFGRDSGLAIIPAPRLLPRIIKVPEEVGGAGDNYVFLSSMIHAHADDLFQGMKVKGCYQFRLTRNADLALDSEDVEDLARALRGELFSRRYGDAVRLEVADTCPKHLSDYLLKQFNLGETELYQVNGPVNLTRLFSITGLDSHPELQYTPFTPQIPKLLQNSENIFSVVSKQDILLLHPFESFTPVVDLLRQAAKDPHVLAVRQTLYRSGANSEIVDALVDAARNGKEVTAVIELRARFDEESNLQLASRLQAAGAVVIYGVVGFKTHAKMMLILRREAGEIVRYAHLGTGNYHAGNAKLYTDYSLLTSDDALCEDVGKLFSQLIGMGKTLRMKKLLHAPFTLKKGMLDMIARETQFALEGKPAHIIAKFNSLTDPKIIRALYKASQSGVRIDLVVRGMCCLRPGIVGVSHNIHVRSIIGRFLEHTRVFYFLNGGEEQMFLSSADWMERNLDKRVETCFPVEGKKLIMRVKKELESYLTDNTHSWSLQSDGRYVRNTPTGNQNPRSAQATLLEKLGSPILAVN; from the coding sequence ATGAATACCGAAGGACTCTCCGAAGTTGCAGTAAAAGACGCTCACCCGGTGATTGAACAAGTCGCCGAAACCCCACCGGAGCTGGAGCCTGCGCCGCCTGCCGCGGTGGCCGAGCCGCCCGTGCCGGCCCCGGTGGTCACGGTGACCAACCTGGATGACAGCAGCCTGTACATCCATCGCGAGCTGTCACAACTGCAATTCAACATCCGCGTGCTGGAGCAGGCGCTGGATGAGTCCTATCCGCTGCTGGAACGGCTGAAATTCCTGCTGATTTTCTCCAGCAACCTGGATGAGTTCTTCGAAATCCGCGTGGCCGGTCTCAAGAAGCAGATCACCTTTGCCCGTGAACAGGCCGGTGCCGATGGCTTGCAACCGCACCAGGCCCTGGCGCGCATCAGCGAGCTGGTGCACGGCCATGTAGACCGCCAATACGCAATTCTTAACGACATCCTGCTGCCGGAACTGGAAAAACATCAGGTTCGTTTTATCCGTCGCCGCCACTGGACCACCAAGATCAAGACCTGGGTGCGCCGTTATTTCCGCGACGAGATCGCGCCGATCATCACCCCCATCGGCCTCGACCCAACGCACCCGTTCCCGTTGCTGGTGAACAAGAGCCTCAACTTCATTGTGGAATTGGAAGGTATCGACGCCTTCGGTCGCGATTCCGGCCTGGCGATCATCCCGGCGCCGCGCTTGTTGCCACGGATCATCAAGGTACCGGAAGAGGTAGGGGGGGCTGGCGACAACTATGTATTCCTGTCGTCAATGATCCACGCCCATGCCGATGACCTGTTCCAAGGCATGAAGGTCAAGGGCTGCTACCAGTTCCGCCTGACCCGTAACGCCGACCTGGCGCTGGACTCCGAAGACGTCGAAGACTTGGCCCGCGCCCTGCGCGGCGAGCTGTTCTCGCGGCGCTACGGCGATGCGGTGCGCCTGGAAGTGGCTGACACCTGCCCTAAACACCTGTCGGACTACCTGCTCAAGCAGTTCAACCTGGGCGAGACCGAGCTGTACCAGGTCAATGGCCCGGTGAACCTGACGCGCCTGTTCAGCATCACCGGGCTGGACAGCCACCCGGAGCTGCAATACACGCCGTTCACCCCGCAGATCCCGAAACTGCTGCAAAACAGCGAGAACATTTTCAGCGTGGTGAGCAAGCAGGACATTCTGCTGCTGCACCCGTTCGAGTCCTTCACCCCAGTGGTCGACCTGCTGCGCCAGGCCGCCAAGGACCCGCACGTTCTGGCCGTGCGCCAAACCCTGTACCGCTCCGGCGCCAACTCGGAAATCGTCGATGCGCTGGTGGACGCCGCGCGTAACGGCAAGGAAGTCACTGCGGTGATCGAGCTGCGTGCGCGGTTCGACGAAGAGTCCAACCTGCAACTGGCCAGCCGCCTGCAAGCGGCCGGTGCGGTGGTGATCTACGGCGTGGTCGGCTTCAAGACCCACGCCAAGATGATGCTGATCCTACGCCGCGAAGCCGGTGAGATCGTGCGTTACGCGCACTTGGGCACCGGCAACTATCACGCCGGCAACGCCAAGCTCTACACCGACTACAGCCTGCTGACCTCCGACGACGCCTTGTGTGAAGACGTCGGCAAGCTGTTCAGCCAGTTGATCGGCATGGGCAAGACCTTGCGCATGAAGAAACTGCTGCACGCGCCGTTCACCCTCAAGAAGGGCATGCTCGACATGATTGCCCGCGAGACCCAGTTTGCCCTTGAGGGCAAGCCGGCGCACATCATCGCCAAGTTCAACTCGCTGACCGATCCGAAGATCATCCGCGCGCTGTACAAGGCCAGCCAATCCGGCGTGCGTATCGACCTGGTGGTGCGCGGCATGTGCTGCCTGCGTCCAGGCATCGTTGGCGTGTCGCACAATATTCACGTGCGTTCGATCATCGGCCGCTTCCTGGAGCACACCCGGGTGTTCTACTTCCTCAACGGCGGCGAAGAGCAGATGTTCCTCTCCAGTGCTGACTGGATGGAACGCAACCTCGATAAGCGCGTGGAGACGTGTTTCCCGGTAGAAGGCAAGAAGCTGATCATGCGGGTCAAGAAGGAGCTGGAAAGTTACCTCACCGATAACACCCACAGCTGGAGCCTGCAGTCGGACGGCCGCTACGTGCGCAACACGCCAACCGGCAACCAGAACCCCCGCAGCGCCCAGGCGACGTTGCTGGAGAAACTGGGTAGCCCGATTCTGGCGGTGAACTAA
- the hemB gene encoding porphobilinogen synthase, which translates to MSFTPANRLFPATRLRRNRRDDFSRRLVRENVLTTNDLILPVFVLDGENRREAVASMPGVERLTIDLLLEEAANWVELGIPALALFPVTPSELKSLDAAEAWNPQGIAQRATRALRERFPQLGVITDVALDPFTTHGQDGILDEDGYVQNDITVDALVKQALSHAAAGAQVVAPSDMMDGRVQAIREALELAGHVNVRIMAYSAKYASAYYGPFRDAVGSALNLGKANKASYQMDPANSHEALHEVAADLAEGADMVMVKPGMPYLDILWRVKDEFKVPTFVYQVSGEYAMHMAAIQNGWLSEGVILESLTAFKRAGADGILTYFAARAAQLLREQQ; encoded by the coding sequence GTGAGCTTTACCCCTGCCAATCGTCTGTTCCCTGCTACCCGGCTGCGTCGCAATCGTCGTGATGATTTTTCGCGCCGTCTGGTACGTGAAAACGTACTGACGACGAATGATCTGATCCTGCCGGTTTTCGTGCTCGATGGTGAGAATCGGCGCGAAGCCGTGGCGTCGATGCCGGGGGTGGAACGTTTGACCATCGATTTGCTGCTTGAAGAAGCGGCGAACTGGGTCGAGCTGGGGATTCCGGCGTTGGCGCTGTTCCCGGTCACGCCTTCGGAACTCAAGTCCCTGGACGCTGCCGAAGCCTGGAACCCGCAGGGCATTGCGCAGCGCGCCACCCGTGCCTTGCGCGAGCGTTTCCCGCAACTGGGGGTGATCACCGACGTGGCGTTGGACCCGTTCACCACCCACGGCCAGGATGGCATTCTCGACGAAGACGGTTATGTGCAGAACGACATTACCGTCGATGCGCTGGTCAAACAGGCCCTGTCCCACGCTGCCGCGGGCGCCCAGGTGGTTGCACCGTCGGACATGATGGACGGCCGCGTCCAGGCGATTCGCGAAGCGCTGGAACTGGCCGGCCACGTCAATGTGCGAATCATGGCCTATTCAGCCAAGTACGCCAGCGCCTATTACGGCCCGTTCCGTGACGCGGTGGGCTCGGCCCTCAACCTGGGCAAGGCCAACAAAGCCTCCTACCAGATGGACCCGGCCAACAGCCATGAAGCCTTGCACGAAGTCGCGGCCGATCTGGCCGAAGGCGCCGACATGGTAATGGTCAAGCCGGGGATGCCCTACCTGGACATCCTTTGGCGGGTCAAAGACGAATTCAAGGTGCCGACCTTTGTCTATCAGGTCAGCGGCGAATACGCCATGCACATGGCTGCAATACAAAATGGATGGTTGAGTGAAGGGGTGATTCTTGAATCCCTGACGGCCTTTAAACGTGCCGGGGCCGATGGCATTCTGACTTACTTTGCCGCCCGCGCCGCCCAATTGCTTAGAGAGCAACAATAG
- a CDS encoding DedA family protein, giving the protein MLQQFLHDFGYFALFLGTFFEGETILVLAGFLAFRGYMDINLVVVVAFFGSYAGDQLWYYMGRKHGRKLLARKPRWQLMGDKALEHIRKHPDIWVLSFRFVYGLRTVMPVAIGLSGYPPLRYLVLNGIGAAIWAAALGAAAYHFGAVLEGMLGSVKKYELWVLGALLLLGFGLWLRRRFKNARIARQACADAKAQLAEPAPVQTPKTPAE; this is encoded by the coding sequence ATGCTTCAACAATTTCTGCATGACTTCGGCTACTTTGCCCTCTTCCTGGGCACCTTCTTTGAAGGCGAAACCATCTTGGTTCTCGCAGGCTTCCTGGCATTCCGTGGCTACATGGATATCAACCTGGTGGTGGTCGTTGCCTTCTTTGGCAGCTACGCCGGCGACCAGCTCTGGTACTACATGGGCCGCAAGCATGGCCGCAAGCTGTTGGCGCGCAAGCCGCGCTGGCAATTGATGGGCGACAAGGCCCTGGAACATATCCGCAAACATCCGGATATCTGGGTGCTGAGCTTCCGCTTTGTGTACGGGTTGCGCACCGTCATGCCGGTGGCGATTGGCCTTTCCGGCTACCCACCGCTGCGCTATCTAGTGCTCAACGGCATCGGCGCCGCGATCTGGGCCGCCGCGCTGGGCGCTGCGGCCTACCATTTTGGCGCGGTCCTTGAAGGCATGCTCGGCAGCGTCAAGAAATACGAGCTGTGGGTACTGGGAGCCTTGCTGTTACTGGGCTTCGGCCTGTGGCTGCGCCGCCGTTTCAAAAACGCGCGTATCGCCCGCCAGGCCTGTGCCGACGCCAAGGCCCAGCTCGCCGAACCGGCCCCGGTGCAAACGCCTAAGACGCCAGCCGAGTAA
- a CDS encoding sterol desaturase family protein — MDFVPYAVPFFIALIVVELLLDRWRGQRNYRVADAINSLSTGVLSTTTGLLTKGVGLLTYACALKYLAVVELPAQRAWTWVFAFVFYDFCYYWLHRMGHERNILWAAHSVHHQSEDYNLSTALRQTSTGFLLSWIFYLPLAVLGVPLVVFISVASLNLLYQFWVHTRHVPKLGWFEWFFVTPSNHRAHHAQNALYMDRNYGGVFILWDRLFGTFQEEDDNEPVIFGVTTPLASWNPLWANLQFYAQLWSDARRTERWRDKLRIWFMPTGWRPADVKAKYPLAKPDLSQFRKFDVPLEARQQVYIALQFAVYVGFGSYLMNFGEGLHSSALVLGWSVMALGLFTLGVALENRPWALKAEWARLALNVPLVWLAPLVGLWPASHLGWLGLSSYSLLSVIGLYCCRGRVTRLAS; from the coding sequence ATGGACTTCGTGCCTTACGCGGTACCGTTTTTCATCGCCTTGATCGTGGTGGAACTGCTCCTCGACCGCTGGCGGGGCCAGCGCAACTACCGGGTAGCGGACGCCATCAACAGTCTCAGTACCGGCGTGCTGTCCACCACCACCGGGTTGTTGACCAAGGGGGTAGGGCTGCTGACTTACGCATGTGCCCTTAAATACCTGGCTGTGGTTGAACTGCCTGCCCAACGTGCATGGACCTGGGTGTTTGCCTTTGTGTTCTATGACTTCTGCTACTACTGGCTGCACCGCATGGGCCACGAGCGCAATATTTTGTGGGCCGCGCATTCGGTGCATCACCAGAGCGAGGACTACAACCTCAGCACCGCCCTGCGCCAGACCAGTACCGGTTTCCTGCTGAGCTGGATTTTCTACCTGCCCCTGGCCGTATTGGGCGTGCCGTTGGTGGTATTTATCAGCGTGGCTTCGCTCAACCTGCTGTACCAATTCTGGGTACATACCCGCCACGTGCCCAAGCTCGGCTGGTTCGAGTGGTTCTTTGTCACACCGTCCAATCATCGGGCCCACCATGCACAGAACGCTCTCTACATGGATCGCAACTACGGCGGGGTGTTCATTCTTTGGGACCGGCTGTTCGGTACGTTCCAGGAAGAAGACGACAACGAACCGGTGATTTTCGGCGTGACCACGCCCTTGGCCAGTTGGAACCCGCTGTGGGCCAACCTGCAGTTTTACGCGCAGCTGTGGAGTGATGCGCGGCGCACCGAACGCTGGCGGGACAAGCTGCGCATCTGGTTTATGCCCACCGGCTGGCGCCCGGCCGATGTAAAGGCCAAATACCCGTTGGCCAAGCCGGACCTGAGCCAGTTCCGCAAATTCGACGTGCCGCTGGAGGCGCGCCAACAGGTGTATATCGCCCTGCAGTTTGCGGTGTATGTGGGGTTTGGCAGCTACTTGATGAATTTTGGCGAGGGGCTGCACAGCTCAGCGCTGGTCCTGGGCTGGAGTGTGATGGCACTGGGGCTCTTTACCCTGGGCGTGGCCCTGGAGAACCGGCCGTGGGCGTTGAAGGCCGAGTGGGCACGCCTGGCGCTGAATGTACCGCTGGTATGGCTGGCACCGCTGGTAGGGCTGTGGCCGGCCAGCCACTTGGGCTGGCTGGGTTTGTCGAGTTACAGCCTGCTCAGCGTGATCGGTCTTTACTGCTGCCGGGGCCGGGTTACTCGGCTGGCGTCTTAG